Genomic window (Hyalangium minutum):
AATTCAGTGGGTTGGCGCGCTGCTGCTGTCCTCCCCTTGGCGCCTCTGCTTTGTAAGCCAGCGGTGCTCCAACACTTTTGGCGGAGGCGGTGGACGTGGAGCTGAACCACAAGGTGCTGGTGCGCAACGAGGAGGACAAGGCGGTGCTGGACTTCAAGGGCATCCCGCTGGAGCAGGTGCGAAGGGGGGCGCGGGGCCCTCGCGCCTGGCGCCTCGCTCGCCTTCCAGGCGCTTGCGGCCCACACGGGGCGTGCGTGAAAGCTTCGGTTCAAGCCCCCGGGATACCAAGGTTTTTCAAGCACCCTGCGAGGAATTCCCCCCGTGCGTGGGTGGGTTCCCTCAACGCACACCATTCTTGTCCTCGAGAGCCCAGCCATGTCCCTCCCGACCGAAGAACTCTCCACGCAGGTCAGCCCCGAGCGGCGCAGCGATGACTTGAAGGTCGAGCCGGTTCGCGGCGCGGTCCTCGTCGTCGAGGACGATCCTTCCAGCCGTGAGCTGCTGGTGGAACTGCTCACCCAGTGGGGCTACGAGCCGCTCCCCGTAGGCAGCGCCGAGGAGGCCGAGTTCGCCGTGCGCAACAAGCGCATGGACGCCGCCGTCGTGGATGTCTTTCTGCCCGGCCGCAGCGGCGCCACGCTCATGTCCCGCCTGCGCGAGCGCTTCCCTCAGGCCGTCCTCATCGGAGTGAGCGCCATGAGCGACGCGGCCATGGCCCGCAAGTGCAAGGGGCTCGGGGCGGACCTGTTCATCGGCAAGCCGGTGATGCCGGAGAAGCTGGCCAAGGCGCTCCAGTCCAAGCACACCAGCTGGCACTGAGCCCGCCCTCCGCCTGGCCTGCCGGGCGAGTGAAGTTCCGGCCAGGCAACGGGAGCTGAGAAGACCGGTTGCACGCTCCCTCGGGACGTTCGATGCTGCCCAGGTGAAGACGCTCGCTCCTGGGTTGCTCTTGGCCATGCCCCAGCTCGGGGATCCCAACTTCCACCGCTCGGTCGTCCTGATGATCGAGCACGGGGAGGGAGGCTCCATGGGGCTTGTCGTCAACCGAGGGGCCCCCCTCACGCTCGGAGAGCTGGCGAGGGGCCAATCCCTGAAGATTGCCTCCGAGCGCACCCAGGACCCCGTCTTCATTGGCGGGCCCGTGGAGTCCCACCGGGGCTTCATCCTCCACGACGATGACTCGGTGGCCGAGAAGCACCCCGTGATGCCAGGCCTGTACCTGAGCGTCACGCTGGACGCCCTGGGCCCGCTGCTGGAGTCCTCCACGCCCCACCTGCGCTTCTGCCTGGGCTATGCGGGGTGGGGGCCCAAGCAACTGGAGTCGGAGATGGCGGCGGGCTCCTGGCTCTTCTCCGAGGCGACACCCAAGGCCATTCTCGAGGGCAACCCCGCCCAGTTGTGGGAGGAGACCCTGAGGGCGATGGGCGTCGAGCCGGCCATGCTCATGATGGGAAAGGGACTGAACTGATGTTGGACCCAGAAGCCATTCGCGCTCGCATCCTCGGGGCCCTGCCGGGCTCCGAAGTGAACGTGCAGGACACCACGGGAACCGGAGACCACTTCGAGGCCTCTGTCGTGAGCCCAGCGTTCGCTGGCAAGTCCATGGTGCAGCAGCACAAGCTCGTCTATGCCTCCGTCCAGGACTGGCTGGGGACGGGCGAACTGCACGCCCTGGCGCTAAAAACCTATACGCCCGAGCAATGGAAGAAGCTCGGGCCTCGCTGAGAGGAACCTGAACCATGTCTCCTGAACTCAAGGCCCGCTTCGACGAGGAGATCCGCTCCCACAAGATCGTCCTGTTCATGAAGGGCAACGCCCTGTTCCCGCAGTGCGGCTTCTCCGCCCGGGCGCTGCAGCTGCTGCAGCCCTATGGCGAGGTGCACACGGTGGACGTGCTGGCCGACCCCAACATCCGCCAGGGCATCAAGGAATACTCGAACTGGCCCACCATTCCCCAGGTCTACATCAACGGGGAGTTCGTCGGCGGCTCGGACATCCTCATGGAGCTGGCCGAGCGCGGTGAGCTGGAGGCTCTCGTCTCCGGCAAGAAGGCCGAGGGCTAAGGCCCGCTTACAGTTCACCACAGCCGAGGCGTGTGCCCGGGGGGCTCCAGGCCCTGGGCAGGGCCCTCACGACGCGCCGCGCGTTCGCACATAGAATGCGCGGTCGTTAGCTGAGAGGACTGCCGTGGCTACCGCGACACCGCCGAACCCTGGAGAGACGAACCCCACCCCCGAGCTGACGCCGGCCCCCGCGCCGAGCGGCTCCGTCAACGCGCTGACGGGCAACGTCCCCGCGCCGGAGGCGAAGCTCGCGGATCCGGAGGACTCCACGCCCACGGCGAAGACGCCGTCGACGATGGAGCGCGTCCAGGCGTGGCGCCAGAAGAACGAGCTGGTGGAGATCGCTGCGTTCTTCTTCATCGGCTTCGTCTACGACGTGCTCACGCTGAGCCGCATCGACGACACGCTGACGATGGTGCAGCAGTTCGTGTACCTGGGCGTGCTGGCCACGCTGCTGCTGCTGGAGCAGAAGCACCCGGAGGGCGCCGAGCCGCCCAAGGCGCTGGCCAAGGTGTGGAAGTGGCGCGAAGACGCCATCCACTTCTTCTACGGAAGCCTGCTGAGCTCCTACACGCTGTTCTTCTTCAAGAGCGCCTCGGGGCTCACGGCGTTCCTGTTCCTGGTGCTCATGTTCGGCTTGATGGTGGCCAATGAGCTGCCTTTCTTCCGCAAGCTGGGGCCCGTGGTGCGGGTGGCGCTCTTCAGCCTGTGCGTCAGCATGTACCTGTCCTACGTGCTGCCCGTCGTCATCGGCAAGGCGAACCTGTGGATCTTCCTGCTCGCGCAGGTGCTGGCCGGCGGCGCCGTGTTCGGGGTGATCCGGCTGCTGCTGAACTGGAACGTCCTGGACCGGGTGCAGGTCATCAAGCAGATCGCCATCCCCGGCTTCGGCGTGCTGGTGGTGGCGCTGTTCCTGTACGTGGTGCGCGTGCTGCCGCCGGTGCCGCTGGCGGTGACGTTCAGCGGCGTCTTCCACGACGTGAAGCCCGTGAACGTGGGCAAGGGCCGCGAGTACCACCTCTACCACGAGCCCAAGTGGTGGAAGTTCTGGGTGAAGGACGACCGGGACTTCCAGATGCGGCAGGGGGACGTGGCCTACTACTTCTTCAGCATCTTCGCGCCCAAGGGCTTCGACCAGTACAAGGTGACGGTGCGCTGGTTCTACGACGACCCGGACAAGGGTTGGAGGGAGATGAGCAAGTTCGCTCCCACGCTGAGGAGCTCCGGCTCCGAGCGCGGCCTGCGCTACTACGCGCTCACGCGGAACCTCAAGCCGGGCGACTGGTACGTCGTGCTCGAGACCGAGGACGGGCACGAGATCAACCGCAAGTCCTTCTCGGTGGAGAAGGACGAGCGCACCGAGCCCCGGCAGTTCAAGGTGACCGTGCACGACGGCTCGGGTCAGGTCTCGGTGCGAGAGAGCTCCAAGCCGGAGTCCGCGCCGTCGGCGGTGCCGCCGGCCGAGCCGCCCGCCGTACAGCAGGACATGCCTCAGGCGAAGGGTGTGCCGTAGCGGCCCGGAGCCGTCGCGAGAGGGGGCGGCGGCTCAGGCGGCGGTGCTGGCCGGGGACTTCATCGCGGCCTTCTCCGACACTGTCTGAGGCTCGTCCGACCAGAAGCGCTCCCACTGGGAGCGCAGGGCGCGCGCGTCCCTTCGGCCCAGGTCTATGAGGATGTCCGCGAAGCCCCCATCGAACAGGAGGTACGAGGCCATGTCCGCCTCACGTGGGGCCTCGCGCTCCACCAGCCGGAGGATGGTGCGGTGGGCGAGCCCGCTGCTGCGGCGGCGGAACTCGGGCGTCTTCACGTACTCGGCGGCCAGCTCGCCCAGGTCTCTCGAGGGCCGCACCAGCAGCTCGCGGATGTAGCGCACAGGCTGACTGCGGTGCGGGTGCAGCGCCGCGCTGAGTGTCTGCGCGAAGCCCGGCCCATAGGCCGTCGTTCCCGCCTCGAGGATGTCGTTGAGCCGCCGCAGCCGGCCCAGGTCCTGATCCGTGCGGTCCGTCATCAGCATGTTGAGCAGCTTGCCCACGAGGAAGGGGGCACTCGCGACGGCCAGCTCGCGCTCGTGCTCCTCGGCGGCCGTGGCCGGCTGGACTCCCACCGTGGGCCTCAGCGAGACGACGATGACGCGCTGGGCACCCAGCCGCAGCGCGGGGCTCAGGGGGACATTGAGCTTGAAGCCCCCGTCGATGTGCAGGTGCCCCCGGACGCGGACGGCGGGGAAGACGACAGGGATGGCGGCCGAGGCCAGCGCGTGGTTGGGACCGATGCGGGTGGCCACCGCGCGGTAGTCCGGATCATCGCTCCAGCGGGGAATGGTTCCATCCGCGCGCTGGATGAAGACCGTGGCGGCGCCGGTGCCCACGTGGGTAGCGCTGATCGCCAGCGCCTCCAGGTGGCCCTTGCGCAGGTTCCGCCCGATCTGCAGCCAGGGGATTCCGCGGCCGACCAGTGCGCGCAGTCCGCGTGGATCCACCAGCCCGCCATACTGGATGTCCCGGGTGGAGTGCTCGGTGGGCTTGCTGAGGGCCTCGCGGATGATCCGGAAGACGTCCCCGAAGCTGCACCGGAGCACTTCCTCCACCTTCATCGCGTGCCAGTGGGAGATGAGGCCGCGCGCCTGTTCCCGATGCTGGTGGCTGGACGCCGCCAGGTAGCACGCATGGATGGCACCCACGGAGGTGCCCGCGAGGATGTCCAGCTTCAGCTCGCGGCCGAAGTGGGGCTCGAACTCTTCACGGAGATAGGAGAGGACGCCCACTTCGTAGGCGCCGCGTGCCGCACCCCCTGCCAGCACCAGCCCCGTCTTCAACCCTGTCGTCATTGCCACCGCCCTGAGGGTCCCAAGTGTACGGCGGGTTTCGGCGGAGGGGCTACTGGCAGAGTGCCGACGGCGCCGACGGATCCGCCTGCTCGGAGGGCTGGCTAGGGTGCCGGAGCCGTGGCGGTGCTGGCCGGCGGTGCCTCGGGGAGGGCAGGGGGCGCGACTGCGGCGTCCGTTGCCACCTTCTCCGCCAGGGCCTTCTCCTCGGCGCGCTTCTTCGCCTCGGTCTCCGCCGCCGCCTTCAGGTTCGCCAGCCCCGCCTCGAAGTCCTTCCCGATCGCCTGATCCATGTTCACGAACAGCGAGAAGGCTTTGACGATGAACCCGTTGCGGCCCTCCATCCGCCACGACACGGTGACGCCGCTGCCCTCGGGCGTGAAGGTGAACGTGGTGGTGTTCTGAGCCTCGAAGGGCCGGAGGAACTCGAGCCGGATGCGAATCTGCTCCGCGGGCTTGCTCTCCAGAATGGTCATCCGGCCCGCCCCCACCTCTTTGCCGTCCCACTCATACATCGCGTCCAGGCCCGTATCCGCGCCAGTGAAGGTGCGCGTCATGGCCGGATCCAACTTCTCCCACGGAGACCAGACGGCCCAGCGGTGGAAGTCGTTCACCATCGCGAAGGGGATGGCCGCCGGGGCCTGGATCGTGGCCGAGCGCTGCACGCTGAACGCAGCCGGGCGGGTGGAGATGAAGCCGGCCAGCGCCACGACGGCGACGGCCAGACCGAGGAGGATCTTCTGGATCATGGTGAGCCCCTGTTTTGTCGAGCGGCTCCTACCTATGGAGCCGGGTGCGTCATACGGGAAGTAGTAGGTAGGGCTCAAGCCCGTGCGAGCGGAGCCTGGCTGCTCGGCGGAGGATGGACGGACTCGGATCAGGGAGGGGCGCTTGGGCGCGCTGGGGCTTCGCTGCGGTGCGGCAAGGCAAGGGTGATCACGGGCAGGTTTCTCGTTCCGGACGCTGGCTTGCGGTAGCGTTCACGAACCGGCTATGTTCGTCGGCCAAAAGATCAACCCCGGAGTTACGTGTAGCGATGCATGAGCAGTGCGTTGGGGGGCCACGCCACCTCGCTCGCAGGGCTGCTCATCCACTGCGCTATCACGCGGCACTCCTTCACGTGCGCGAAGTCCAATAAGCCCCTTGCCCCTTAGCGTGCCATTGGTTCTGCCCCCATGATGACCCGGTCGACAGTTCTGCCAGGTGCACTCAGTGCACTCCTCCTGATGCCCTTGTTGTCGTCGTGCAACCTCATTGACGTCACGGGGGACGAGAACTCCAACTCGGGCCGTGGCGCCAAGGTGTTTGATCCGTACCAGGCCGCCGCCTCGGGGGCGATCAAGCTCAGCCTGCAGATGCTCAACGGCTGCGCCTTCACGCCCAACGCGGGGTTCGTCGCGAAGAACTCGCTGAACATCCCCTACCCGGACCTCTGCCCGAACATGGACCGTGCGGCGCTCTTCGCCGACTCCACAGGGCCGCTGGATCCCGCCTACGTTCCGGCCAAGGGCAAGCTGGAGCTGCTGGCGAACACCACCTACTTCCTCAACCAGTTCTCCATCACGGACGTCATCACCGACCGGCACAAGAACCCGTCGGACCTCTCGGAGTTCGTGAAGTGGCTGAAGACGGAGACCCACTTCGCGAAGCTGGACTGGCGCAACCTGGGCCAGGTGTCCAACGAGTGGGAGTACGCGGAGGCCTTCCCGGGCCTGTTCGATGACGACGCGTGGAACCGGGAGGTGCTCTTCGACAACGCCAACTGGCAGCGCGTCACGGACGACACCTTCAAGATCGAGGTGCTCGACTCGGGCGGCGTCGTGCGCTCCGAGCAGACGTACTCCCGCTCCGAGTTCCTGGTGGAGTCGCCGTACCCGGGCCACTCGCGCGTCGCGTGGAAGATGGAGAACGTGGCGCCGCCGCTGTCGCCGCAGGATGTGACGCCGCGTCCGGTGCAGGGCCTGCCGGGCAATCTGCCGCTGACGCCCACGTTCCGCTCCTTCATGCGCATGGAGATGGTGGGCAGCACCAACCCGTTCAAGACGCTCTCCATCGGCAACCTGCAGGGCGACGGTGCGATCCGCGTGACGTGGAGCCAGCTGCCGGAGGATCCGTTCTACTTCCCGGTGAGCTTCGTGCAGCAGACGGACGTGCAGGCCACGTGCACCGACGATCAGGGCACCCCCAAGCAGTGCGGCTTCGGCCTGGCGCCGGGCCTGTCCATGGTCGCTCCCCCCAACGGCACCTTCTACAAGCCGGGCGAGACGGTGAACATGTTCGTCGAGTACCGCGACGAGGAGGGCAACCGGCTGCACGGGCCGGATCTGCTGCCGAGCTCCGAGGAGACCTTTACCGGAAAGGCCAATGGCCTGCTCAGCGTGAACCCCGGCCTGGTCCAGGCGACGCGCGAGGCGGATGCCGGCCCCGTGGTTCTTGTCGCCGGTCCGCTGCAGGACATGCGCGTCCACAGCGATGTGATCGGTGAGCGGCCGTTCTTCCCGCAGGAGTCTCCCAAGGCGCTCATCTCCGAGCTCGCCTCGTTCCACCTGTACCCCACCCTGTATCAGTCCCATACGCCCACGCGCGTGAGCGTCAAGCTGCCGGTGGACGCCAAGCCGGGCACGTACGTGGCCTACGTCAAGGGCTCGCGCTACTTCCTGGGTGAGCGCGTCTCACGCCTCAAGGCGTTCTTCTTCCAGGTGGGCCAGGATCAGCTGACGTCGTACCCGGGCCGGGTGGGCAACTGCCAGATCTGCCACCGCGGCGTGCTCTCGCTGGACAACCTGCGTCACGGTCTGTCGGTGGATCACATCGAAGGTTGCAAGGCGTGCCACGGCTTCGCCAACGACATCATCTACCGGCCGCAGGAGACCATTCACAAGATCCACATGCGCTCGAAGAAGTACCCGGCGAACAAGAACGAGTGCAACATCTGCCACTTGACCAAGGAGAGCGCGACGCGGCCGAGCATTGTGCTGTGTAAGTCGTGCCACCCGTCGACGCACGACAACGAGTACTTCGCCACCCAGTTCAACGCGCGCACCGAGCCCAACCGCCACTCCAACTGCGCTCAGGCCTGCCACGGTGCGCAGACGCCCAAGAGCCACATCCTCCCTGAGAACTGAGAGCCGGCCAGCCATGTACAGAGCCATCCGTTACGGAACCCTCTTTGGAGCCCTCCTGCTCGGCGCCGGCTGTGGGAACAATTCCAGCGCGCCGGCTGAGTCCAGCTTCATCCCCCGGCCGAAGATTGTGGCAGCCGAGGCGATGTCCGACTCGCTCAACTCGGTGCGGTTGACGGGGTACACGTGGGACCCCGAGGCCTTCTTCACGAGCTTCGTGGAGTGCACCCAGAAGTGCCTCCCGCCGATCCCCGCCTTGCCGCCCATGTTGCTGGACAACAACCCGTTGTTCCTGCGCTCGGTGGTGCAGGGGTCGAAGGTGACCCTGCTGGATCGCTCGGGAAGCGCGAGCCCGCTGCCCACGGTGGACTCGGATCCATTGGGGAGCTGGGTGCTGCCCAAGGTCCCGATCCGGGACGAGCTCTACTATCCCTCCACCACGGGCGAGGGGGAGCTGCCCACGTTCAACTATTTCCCCCCGCTGACGCCGTTGCCGCCGGCCGACTACGCCCCGACGGTGTCGCTGCGTCCCGTCTCGACGGCGGACGCGGATGGGTGCTGGGGCATCGAGGCCAGCCAGCTGAGCACCACGGGTATCCTGCAGGCGATCGCCAAGTACCTGTCGTCCAAGGGGACCGCCACCACCGTCGCGAACCTGTACGGCAATGGCAATCGGTACGAGGGGGTGACGGTGTTCTGGCTGTACAACCCGGGCTTCTCCTCGCTGCGAGGGCCTGGGGCGGGCACCACGGTGGAGGCCTCGAGGGGCCAGGTGCTCAACGTGGAGTGGGCGCCTCCGGGCGTGCTGCCTCCTCCTCTGTCGGATCTGCAGTCGCAGCGTGGCTTCTTCGTGGCGGAGGGCGCTCCGGTCAGCAGCCTGGGCATCGTTGCGGTGCTGGTTCCGAAGGGCTCGACGGACCCGGTGACGTACAAGTTCAAGGATCCGACGACGGACGCGGCCTCGGGCCGGCCGTGGAAGTACCCGGATATGACCGTGGCGCCGACGTCTGAGGCCGTCACCTTTGGCGGAATCCAGCTCCGGTTCGCCACGGGCACGGCCTCTCCGCCCGAGCGGGTGGCCTGCCGTCCCAAGCAGTGAG
Coding sequences:
- a CDS encoding response regulator: MSLPTEELSTQVSPERRSDDLKVEPVRGAVLVVEDDPSSRELLVELLTQWGYEPLPVGSAEEAEFAVRNKRMDAAVVDVFLPGRSGATLMSRLRERFPQAVLIGVSAMSDAAMARKCKGLGADLFIGKPVMPEKLAKALQSKHTSWH
- a CDS encoding YqgE/AlgH family protein, which translates into the protein MKTLAPGLLLAMPQLGDPNFHRSVVLMIEHGEGGSMGLVVNRGAPLTLGELARGQSLKIASERTQDPVFIGGPVESHRGFILHDDDSVAEKHPVMPGLYLSVTLDALGPLLESSTPHLRFCLGYAGWGPKQLESEMAAGSWLFSEATPKAILEGNPAQLWEETLRAMGVEPAMLMMGKGLN
- a CDS encoding BolA family protein; the protein is MLDPEAIRARILGALPGSEVNVQDTTGTGDHFEASVVSPAFAGKSMVQQHKLVYASVQDWLGTGELHALALKTYTPEQWKKLGPR
- the grxD gene encoding Grx4 family monothiol glutaredoxin, with translation MSPELKARFDEEIRSHKIVLFMKGNALFPQCGFSARALQLLQPYGEVHTVDVLADPNIRQGIKEYSNWPTIPQVYINGEFVGGSDILMELAERGELEALVSGKKAEG
- a CDS encoding DUF2914 domain-containing protein — protein: MATATPPNPGETNPTPELTPAPAPSGSVNALTGNVPAPEAKLADPEDSTPTAKTPSTMERVQAWRQKNELVEIAAFFFIGFVYDVLTLSRIDDTLTMVQQFVYLGVLATLLLLEQKHPEGAEPPKALAKVWKWREDAIHFFYGSLLSSYTLFFFKSASGLTAFLFLVLMFGLMVANELPFFRKLGPVVRVALFSLCVSMYLSYVLPVVIGKANLWIFLLAQVLAGGAVFGVIRLLLNWNVLDRVQVIKQIAIPGFGVLVVALFLYVVRVLPPVPLAVTFSGVFHDVKPVNVGKGREYHLYHEPKWWKFWVKDDRDFQMRQGDVAYYFFSIFAPKGFDQYKVTVRWFYDDPDKGWREMSKFAPTLRSSGSERGLRYYALTRNLKPGDWYVVLETEDGHEINRKSFSVEKDERTEPRQFKVTVHDGSGQVSVRESSKPESAPSAVPPAEPPAVQQDMPQAKGVP
- a CDS encoding patatin-like phospholipase family protein, encoding MTTGLKTGLVLAGGAARGAYEVGVLSYLREEFEPHFGRELKLDILAGTSVGAIHACYLAASSHQHREQARGLISHWHAMKVEEVLRCSFGDVFRIIREALSKPTEHSTRDIQYGGLVDPRGLRALVGRGIPWLQIGRNLRKGHLEALAISATHVGTGAATVFIQRADGTIPRWSDDPDYRAVATRIGPNHALASAAIPVVFPAVRVRGHLHIDGGFKLNVPLSPALRLGAQRVIVVSLRPTVGVQPATAAEEHERELAVASAPFLVGKLLNMLMTDRTDQDLGRLRRLNDILEAGTTAYGPGFAQTLSAALHPHRSQPVRYIRELLVRPSRDLGELAAEYVKTPEFRRRSSGLAHRTILRLVEREAPREADMASYLLFDGGFADILIDLGRRDARALRSQWERFWSDEPQTVSEKAAMKSPASTAA
- a CDS encoding SRPBCC family protein, with translation MIQKILLGLAVAVVALAGFISTRPAAFSVQRSATIQAPAAIPFAMVNDFHRWAVWSPWEKLDPAMTRTFTGADTGLDAMYEWDGKEVGAGRMTILESKPAEQIRIRLEFLRPFEAQNTTTFTFTPEGSGVTVSWRMEGRNGFIVKAFSLFVNMDQAIGKDFEAGLANLKAAAETEAKKRAEEKALAEKVATDAAVAPPALPEAPPASTATAPAP